A window of Schistocerca gregaria isolate iqSchGreg1 unplaced genomic scaffold, iqSchGreg1.2 ptg000762l, whole genome shotgun sequence contains these coding sequences:
- the LOC126321759 gene encoding immunoglobulin A1 protease autotransporter-like, with translation MEVENAASDAAGPVRAAPLTAENLTPEQVYKFMKRLMSPHDYPGRAADERAERRMQMHLVSIGCVAREDVRVPPGAPPGVSIEDDTVLPGAAPMGDAPPVAVIEETAALLVAPPVSSEQEATTATDTVPPGVMKEVVTVLPVDAGTHREEDIVEANLGDLLEAMDTSHPSRKRPAATEEDDPSTSSQSFHRGSLKKKMADDPAPTEADQATEDGFVVPKRRHTARAKRLETVQPLPTTNSFVDADEAEDMEATEPPKRRAPAPPPITVSWKETYKSFLNKFESVATAAKVRGCSAFRRRPRQQGRAAPARKVQPGTSYVSATKGEAASANKERQVAFPTPPHKDSTESTPAIVAPAPPADQADTQADHHKERRQTARPPTTPMPQLAGRVAWRTDAVATPRPAAPAHAPAPMAAPSPPSGTEAADLGALLSSLSALLQQLPVLVTAVGSGGFFDVVAQVKVFIELDTKVFGLGG, from the exons ATGGAAGTAGAAAACGCAGCGTCGGATGCGGCGGGACCGGTTCGAGCGGCCCCGCTCACAGCCGAGAATCTCACACCCGAGCAGGTGTACAAATTCATGAAGCGTCTGATGTCGCCTCACGACTATCCAGGACGCGCTGCCGACGAGCGAGCGGAACGCAGAATGCAGATGCACCTCGTTTCTATCGGCTGCGTGGCCAGAGAAGACGTGAGAGTGCCGCCGGGAGCCCCGCCAGGCGTGTCGATAGAAGACGACACTGTCCTGCCAGGGGCGGCCCCGATGGGTGATGCGCCACCAGTCGCAGTTATTGAAGAAACTGCTGCACTGCTGGTTGCCCCTCCGGTCTCTTCCGAGCAAGAGGCCACTACAGCAACGGACACTGTCCCGCCAGGCGTGATGAAAGAAGTTGTCACTGTCCTGCCGGTCGACGCCGGCACCCACAGGGAAGAGGACATTGTAGAAGCCAATCTTGGCGATCTACTGGAAGCGATGGATACATCTCACCCCTCACGAAAGAGGCCTGCGGCCACGGAGGAGGATGACCCCTCCACCTCTTCTCAGTCCTTTCACAGGGGGAGCCTGAAGAAGAAGATGGCAGACGATCCTGCCCCCACAGAAGCAGACCAGGCGACAGAGGATGGGTTTGTCGTCCCGAAGCGGCGACACACTGCTCGGGCCAAACGGCTCGAGACAGTGCAGCCGCTTCCCACGACAAACTCGTTCGTCGACGCCGACGAAGCAGAGGACATGGAGGCCACTGAACCACCTAAAAGGCGGGCACCCGCCCCCCCACCGATTACTGTCTCATGGAAGGAAACCTACAAGTCCTTCCTCAACAAGTTCGAGTCAGTAGCGACCGCTGCCAAGGTCAG aggctgcaGTGCATTCAGAAGACGCCCTCGGCAACAAGGCCGCGCAGCACCAGCAAGGAAGGTGCAACCTGGCACCAGCTACGTCTCTGCCACCAAGGGAGAGGCAGCTAgcgccaacaaggaacgacaagtGGCCTTTCCAACACCTCCGCACAAGGACTCGACCGAGTCCACGCCTGCCATCGTTGCGCCTGCCCCGCCGGCCGATCAGGCTGACACCCAGGCCGACCACCACAAGGAACGACGACAAACTGCCCGTCCCCCCACCACTCCCATGCCCCAGCTAGCTGGGCGTGTGGCCTGGCGAACGGATGCGGTCGCAACGCCGCGCCCTGCCGCCCCCGCACACGCACCTGCACCCATGGCGGCACCCTCACCTCCCTCAGGAACAGAAGCTGCAGACCTGGGAGCCCtgttgagctccctctctgccctgcttCAGCAACTGCCAGTGCTCGTCACGGCa